Proteins encoded by one window of Streptococcus suis S735:
- a CDS encoding D-alanine--D-alanine ligase — MSKETLILLYGGRSAEREVSVLSAESVMRAINYDKFFVKTYFISQTGDFIKTQEFSQTPSADEKLMTNATIVEEQKIRPSDIYEEKAVVFPVLHGPMGEDGSIQGFLEVLRMPYVGTNILSSSVAMDKITTKRVLESAGISQVPYVAVIEGENIDDKIAEIEGKLTYPVFVKPANMGSSVGISKAEDLAGLRKALDLAFKYDSRVLVEQGVNAREIEVGLLGNADVKTTLPGEVVKDVAFYDYDAKYIDNKITMEIPAKIDESIMDIMRDNAAKAFRAIGGCGLSRCDFFLTEDGDIFLNELNTMPGFTQWSMYPLLWDNMGLAYPDLIEELVRLAKEMFEKRESHLI, encoded by the coding sequence ATGTCAAAAGAAACCTTGATTTTACTATATGGTGGGCGTTCTGCAGAGCGTGAGGTATCTGTTCTGTCTGCCGAAAGCGTCATGCGTGCTATCAATTATGATAAATTTTTTGTCAAAACCTATTTCATTAGCCAGACCGGGGACTTTATTAAGACGCAAGAGTTTTCTCAAACACCGTCTGCCGATGAAAAACTCATGACAAACGCGACGATTGTTGAAGAGCAAAAAATCCGTCCGAGCGATATTTATGAAGAAAAGGCGGTTGTTTTCCCTGTTCTTCATGGCCCAATGGGAGAAGACGGATCTATTCAAGGCTTCTTGGAAGTGCTTCGTATGCCTTATGTTGGCACTAATATCTTGTCTTCAAGCGTTGCTATGGACAAAATCACTACCAAGCGCGTACTTGAATCAGCAGGAATCTCCCAGGTACCTTATGTGGCAGTTATCGAGGGTGAAAATATCGACGATAAGATTGCAGAGATTGAAGGAAAATTGACTTATCCGGTCTTTGTAAAACCAGCTAATATGGGGTCAAGTGTCGGTATCTCAAAAGCTGAGGATTTAGCTGGCTTGCGTAAGGCACTTGATCTGGCCTTCAAGTATGATAGCCGTGTCCTCGTTGAGCAGGGTGTTAATGCGCGTGAGATTGAGGTCGGTCTTTTGGGAAATGCTGACGTGAAAACGACACTTCCTGGCGAAGTAGTCAAAGACGTTGCTTTTTATGACTACGATGCCAAATACATCGACAACAAAATCACCATGGAAATCCCAGCTAAGATTGATGAGTCTATCATGGATATCATGCGTGATAATGCTGCCAAGGCCTTCCGTGCTATCGGTGGTTGTGGACTTTCTCGCTGTGATTTCTTCCTGACTGAAGACGGCGACATCTTCCTAAACGAACTCAATACCATGCCAGGTTTCACCCAATGGTCTATGTATCCACTCCTTTGGGATAATATGGGCCTAGCTTATCCAGACTTGATTGAAGAGCTTGTTCGTTTGGCTAAGGAAATGTTTGAAAAACGCGAAAGTCACCTCATTTAA
- a CDS encoding ISL3 family transposase — MEQLNLITNFLRIKDKNITITDEYDMGTHLELHGYLDYMAPKCPECKGQMAKYDYQKASKIPYLETAGYPLLIRLKKRRFKCKECGKMAGAETPLVKKNHQISVAVSQKIAQLLIENQAMTHIAHRLSISTSSVMRKLNEFKFETDWNTLPEVMSWDEYAFKKGKMSFIAQDFDSLNVIAILDGRTQATIRNHFLRYPRKVRNQVKVITMDMFSPYYQLAKQLFPNAKIVLDRFHIVQHLGRAMNRVRIQIMNQFDRTSQEYRALKRYWKLIQQDSRKLSDKRFYPPMFRMHLTNKEILEKLLSFSEELRQHYELYQLLLFHFQEKNSDHFFDIVELEIATVNPIFQTVFKTFLKDKDKVLNALELPYSNAKLEATNNLIKVIKRNAFGFRNFENFKKRILIALNIKKERTKFVLSRC; from the coding sequence ATGGAACAACTAAATCTTATCACAAATTTTCTCAGAATTAAAGACAAAAATATCACTATCACTGATGAATATGATATGGGAACTCACTTAGAACTCCACGGTTACTTGGATTACATGGCTCCTAAATGTCCAGAATGCAAGGGACAAATGGCTAAGTACGACTACCAGAAAGCATCAAAAATCCCTTACCTAGAAACTGCTGGTTATCCACTCCTTATCCGCCTTAAAAAGCGTCGTTTCAAGTGTAAAGAATGTGGGAAAATGGCGGGCGCTGAAACTCCTCTTGTTAAGAAAAACCATCAAATCTCCGTCGCTGTTAGTCAGAAGATCGCTCAATTACTCATCGAAAATCAAGCAATGACACATATTGCACACAGGCTATCTATCTCAACATCATCAGTTATGAGAAAGCTCAATGAGTTCAAGTTTGAAACGGATTGGAATACCCTACCTGAAGTGATGAGTTGGGACGAGTATGCCTTCAAGAAGGGGAAAATGAGCTTCATCGCTCAAGATTTCGACTCCCTAAACGTCATCGCCATTCTCGACGGAAGAACTCAAGCAACCATCCGAAACCACTTTCTACGCTATCCTAGAAAGGTTAGAAATCAGGTCAAAGTGATTACCATGGATATGTTTAGTCCCTATTATCAACTTGCTAAACAGCTTTTTCCGAATGCAAAAATCGTACTCGACCGCTTTCATATTGTGCAACACCTTGGCCGTGCTATGAACCGTGTTCGTATTCAAATTATGAATCAATTCGACAGAACCTCGCAGGAATACCGAGCCTTGAAACGCTACTGGAAATTGATTCAACAGGATAGTCGTAAACTCAGCGATAAACGATTTTATCCCCCTATGTTTCGAATGCATTTGACTAACAAGGAAATACTGGAAAAACTCCTGTCTTTCTCCGAGGAACTACGACAGCACTATGAACTCTATCAATTGCTCTTATTCCATTTCCAAGAGAAGAACTCAGACCATTTCTTTGACATCGTCGAACTGGAAATAGCCACTGTTAATCCTATTTTCCAGACGGTATTTAAGACATTTCTAAAGGATAAAGACAAGGTTTTGAATGCCCTAGAATTGCCTTATTCCAACGCCAAACTGGAAGCTACTAATAATCTCATCAAAGTCATTAAGAGAAATGCCTTTGGTTTCAGGAACTTTGAGAACTTTAAAAAACGCATTTTGATTGCTTTGAACATAAAGAAAGAGAGAACGAAGTTCGTCCTCTCTAGGTGTTAG
- a CDS encoding TIGR02206 family membrane protein, with the protein MIIWFFMLHLCFRCYQKRWFHIVFWWLQFIQIVSLYTWYIVADSPLSESLPFYHCRLAMLFILWAKPGPLKRYFAYLGLFGSLAAFIHPVFDPFAFPHLTFFTFVIGHYALTVNCMLYLLSDLEGEMLKGKEVVKYTLIMNMLILGVALLTGGNYGFLRQAPLVNTNNLPLNFFLVTCLLCFSILSIQAMLIAYLKKESKQMNSHILKK; encoded by the coding sequence ATGATTATTTGGTTTTTCATGCTCCATCTTTGTTTTCGTTGTTATCAAAAAAGATGGTTTCATATTGTTTTTTGGTGGCTTCAATTTATACAGATTGTCTCCCTTTATACTTGGTATATCGTAGCTGATTCTCCTCTTTCAGAGAGTCTTCCTTTTTATCATTGTCGCTTGGCCATGCTCTTTATTCTTTGGGCGAAGCCCGGACCTTTGAAACGTTATTTTGCCTATCTCGGTCTTTTTGGATCGCTTGCGGCCTTTATTCATCCAGTATTTGACCCATTTGCATTTCCACATCTGACCTTCTTTACTTTTGTTATTGGTCACTACGCCTTGACGGTTAATTGTATGTTGTACCTGTTATCTGATTTAGAAGGGGAGATGTTGAAGGGAAAAGAGGTAGTGAAATATACGCTTATTATGAATATGCTGATTCTAGGAGTAGCTCTTTTAACTGGTGGAAATTATGGATTTTTGAGACAGGCACCTTTAGTGAATACTAATAATCTTCCTTTGAATTTCTTCTTGGTAACCTGCCTACTCTGTTTCTCTATTTTGAGTATACAAGCTATGCTGATTGCCTATTTGAAAAAAGAAAGCAAACAAATGAATTCGCATATATTGAAAAAATAA
- a CDS encoding peptide chain release factor 3 — MSLQEEIKKRRTFAIISHPDAGKTTITEQLLYFGGEIREAGTVKGKKTGNFAKSDWMDIEKQRGISVTSSVMQFDYAGKRVNILDTPGHEDFSEDTYRTLMAVDAAVMVVDSAKGIEAQTKKLFEVVKHRNIPVFTFINKLDRDGREPLDLLQELEEVLGIASYPMNWPIGMGKSFEGLYDLHNKRLELYRGDERFASLDEGDKLFGSNPFYAQVLDDIELLAEAGNEFSEQAILDGDLTPVFFGSALTNFGVQTFLDTFLEFAPEPHGHKTTTGDVIDPLNKDFSGFVFKIQANMDPRHRDRIAFVRVVSGEFERGMAVNLPRTGKGAKLSNVTQFMAESRENVENAVAGDIIGVYDTGTYQVGDTLTVGKNKFEFEPLPTFTPEIFMKVSAKNVMKQKSFHKGIEQLVQEGAIQLYKNYQTGEYMLGAVGQLQFEVFKHRMEGEYNAEVVMAPMGKKTVRWIKPEDLDERMSSSRNILAKDRFDQPVFLFENDFALRWFADKYPDVELEEKM, encoded by the coding sequence ATGTCACTACAAGAAGAAATCAAGAAACGCCGCACCTTTGCGATTATCTCTCACCCGGACGCGGGTAAAACCACCATTACCGAGCAGTTGCTCTACTTTGGGGGTGAGATTCGTGAAGCAGGTACGGTCAAGGGGAAAAAGACTGGTAACTTTGCCAAATCTGACTGGATGGATATTGAGAAGCAACGTGGTATCTCTGTTACCTCATCTGTCATGCAGTTTGACTATGCAGGCAAGCGGGTCAATATCCTAGATACACCAGGGCACGAGGACTTCTCAGAAGACACTTATCGGACCTTGATGGCGGTGGATGCGGCTGTCATGGTGGTGGACTCTGCCAAGGGTATCGAGGCCCAGACCAAAAAGCTCTTTGAGGTTGTTAAGCACCGCAACATTCCTGTTTTCACTTTTATCAACAAGTTGGACCGTGACGGTCGTGAGCCACTTGATTTGTTGCAGGAGTTGGAAGAAGTCTTGGGCATTGCCAGCTATCCAATGAACTGGCCGATTGGTATGGGGAAATCCTTCGAGGGACTCTATGACCTCCATAACAAACGTTTAGAACTCTATCGAGGTGATGAGCGTTTTGCAAGCTTGGACGAGGGTGACAAGCTCTTTGGTTCTAACCCCTTTTATGCACAAGTTCTGGATGATATTGAACTTCTGGCGGAAGCTGGGAATGAATTTTCAGAACAGGCGATTTTGGACGGCGATTTGACACCTGTTTTCTTCGGCTCAGCCCTGACAAACTTTGGTGTGCAGACCTTCCTTGACACCTTCTTGGAATTTGCTCCAGAGCCACATGGTCACAAGACAACGACAGGGGATGTCATTGACCCGCTCAATAAAGATTTTTCAGGCTTTGTCTTCAAAATCCAAGCCAACATGGACCCTCGTCACCGCGACCGTATCGCCTTTGTCCGTGTGGTTTCGGGCGAATTTGAACGCGGTATGGCGGTTAACCTGCCTCGTACAGGTAAGGGAGCCAAGTTGTCCAACGTGACGCAGTTCATGGCCGAGTCCCGTGAGAATGTGGAAAATGCAGTAGCGGGTGACATTATCGGGGTTTACGATACAGGGACTTATCAGGTAGGAGATACCTTGACCGTAGGCAAGAACAAGTTTGAATTCGAGCCGCTACCGACCTTCACCCCTGAAATTTTCATGAAAGTTTCTGCCAAAAATGTCATGAAACAAAAATCCTTCCACAAGGGAATTGAGCAACTGGTGCAAGAAGGAGCTATCCAGCTCTACAAGAACTACCAGACAGGCGAGTATATGCTGGGTGCCGTTGGTCAGCTCCAGTTTGAAGTTTTCAAACACCGCATGGAAGGCGAGTACAATGCCGAAGTAGTCATGGCTCCAATGGGTAAAAAGACAGTCCGCTGGATCAAGCCAGAAGACCTGGATGAACGCATGTCATCAAGTCGTAACATTCTAGCTAAAGACCGCTTTGACCAACCAGTTTTCCTTTTTGAAAACGACTTCGCCCTCCGCTGGTTCGCGGACAAGTATCCGGATGTGGAGTTGGAAGAGAAGATGTAG
- a CDS encoding cation-translocating P-type ATPase: MNKQIKGLSTKEVQERIQNQQTNHFKTKTSASNWEIFRRNVFTSFNALNFAIFLALLAVQAWSNLFFFGVIVLNAVSGMLTEWRARRMIDKLNLMNKDFIRVVRDSETISIAPEDIVLDDVLLLSAGEQVPSDAIVLEGIAETNEAMLTGESDLIVKNTGAELLSGSYLVSGQIYAKVIHVGAENYANKLMLEAKTHKPIVSRILYNMDKIAKFTGKIIIPFGLALFLEAFFIKILPLKDSVITSSTALLGMLPKGIALLTITSLLTAVIKLGMKNVLVQEMYSVETLARVDVLCLDKTGTITQGKMTVENLLPLTNHYSLDTIQQILATYIQTSEDTNSTAQAIRKEYGDLEHHYKASHIIPFSSDRKWGAMTIENIGHIFLGAPEMLLTQNPPSVSEAQARGSRVLILALSQQSLLSSQNQLPENIEPLALLEIADPIREDAAETLAYLRSQEVTLKIISGDNPVTVSHIAREAGFADYDSYIDCSKVDDEELIARAETTAIFGRVSPHQKKLLIQTLKAQGHTTAMTGDGVNDILALREADCSIVMAEGDPATRQIANLVLLDSKFRDIPEILFEGRRVVNNISHIAPIFLIKTIYSFLLGLICIASIALGKAEYLLVFPFIQVQMTLIGQFVEGFPPFILTFERNIRPVEKHFLRKSLLLALPNALMVVLSVLIFHLMQVFGYLNLHDMQTLSYYVLGSTGLLAVIRACLPLTKARLALIIYSVFGFFISSHFLHGLIEIHPLNSHTLPIYSGLMLIFIPVFFWISYKQGAFKN; this comes from the coding sequence ATGAACAAACAAATAAAAGGTTTATCAACCAAGGAAGTACAAGAACGTATTCAAAACCAGCAAACCAATCATTTTAAGACAAAGACCAGTGCCAGTAATTGGGAAATCTTCAGACGAAATGTGTTTACATCTTTTAACGCACTAAATTTTGCCATTTTCTTAGCCTTACTAGCTGTTCAGGCATGGTCCAACCTTTTCTTCTTCGGAGTTATTGTCCTCAACGCTGTTTCAGGAATGCTGACAGAATGGCGAGCACGACGAATGATTGACAAACTCAACCTGATGAACAAGGATTTTATCCGAGTTGTTCGCGATAGCGAGACAATATCTATTGCACCAGAAGATATTGTCTTAGATGATGTTCTCTTGCTGTCTGCTGGCGAACAAGTTCCTAGTGATGCTATTGTTTTAGAAGGTATAGCCGAGACAAACGAGGCCATGTTAACCGGTGAAAGCGACTTGATTGTGAAAAATACTGGGGCTGAATTATTGTCTGGTAGCTATCTAGTTAGCGGACAGATTTATGCAAAAGTCATCCATGTTGGCGCAGAAAACTATGCCAATAAGCTCATGCTTGAGGCGAAAACTCACAAACCTATCGTCTCTCGTATTCTTTACAATATGGATAAAATTGCTAAATTTACAGGAAAAATTATCATTCCATTCGGACTTGCTCTTTTTCTAGAAGCCTTTTTCATCAAAATTCTTCCCTTAAAAGACTCAGTTATTACCAGCTCTACTGCCCTACTAGGTATGTTACCAAAGGGAATTGCTCTGCTGACCATCACTTCTCTCTTAACTGCCGTTATCAAACTGGGAATGAAAAATGTCCTCGTACAAGAAATGTATTCCGTCGAAACACTTGCCCGAGTTGATGTTCTTTGTTTGGATAAGACCGGAACGATTACTCAGGGGAAAATGACCGTCGAAAACCTGCTCCCCTTAACCAACCATTATTCACTTGACACTATCCAACAGATACTCGCTACCTATATCCAGACAAGTGAGGATACTAATTCAACAGCTCAGGCCATTCGAAAAGAATATGGTGATTTAGAGCACCACTATAAAGCTAGTCACATCATCCCATTTTCTAGTGATAGAAAATGGGGGGCAATGACAATAGAAAACATTGGTCACATTTTTCTAGGGGCACCAGAAATGTTACTAACACAAAATCCTCCTTCTGTTTCTGAGGCACAGGCTCGTGGTTCCCGTGTCCTGATTCTTGCGCTTAGCCAACAGTCCCTTCTTTCTTCTCAAAATCAGCTACCTGAGAATATTGAACCTCTAGCTCTATTAGAAATTGCCGACCCAATCCGAGAAGACGCCGCAGAAACACTGGCCTATCTTCGCTCGCAAGAAGTGACACTAAAAATAATCTCTGGTGACAATCCTGTGACAGTCTCACACATTGCCAGGGAAGCTGGATTTGCTGACTACGATAGCTATATCGATTGTTCCAAAGTTGACGACGAAGAACTAATTGCCAGAGCTGAAACAACCGCCATTTTCGGTCGCGTATCCCCACATCAGAAAAAATTGCTCATCCAAACCCTCAAAGCACAGGGACATACTACTGCAATGACCGGTGATGGGGTCAATGATATTCTTGCACTACGCGAAGCTGATTGTTCCATTGTTATGGCAGAAGGCGATCCCGCTACCAGACAAATCGCTAATCTAGTCCTCCTAGATTCTAAATTTCGCGATATTCCTGAGATTCTCTTTGAGGGACGACGCGTTGTTAATAACATCTCCCACATTGCTCCCATCTTTCTTATCAAAACAATCTACTCTTTCTTACTTGGCCTTATCTGTATCGCTAGTATTGCCCTAGGTAAAGCAGAATATTTGTTAGTTTTCCCATTTATTCAAGTACAAATGACCCTCATTGGTCAATTTGTCGAAGGTTTTCCTCCTTTTATCCTAACTTTTGAACGAAATATCCGCCCTGTAGAAAAACATTTTCTCAGAAAATCTCTTCTCTTAGCCCTACCAAATGCTCTCATGGTTGTTCTCAGTGTCCTTATTTTCCATTTAATGCAAGTATTTGGATACTTAAACTTGCATGACATGCAAACCCTTTCTTATTATGTTCTTGGTTCAACAGGTCTACTGGCTGTCATTCGTGCCTGTTTGCCACTGACAAAAGCTCGACTGGCTCTTATTATTTATTCCGTTTTCGGTTTCTTCATCAGCTCCCATTTCCTACATGGTCTGATTGAAATCCACCCCCTAAACAGTCACACATTGCCAATCTATTCTGGATTAATGCTCATTTTTATCCCTGTCTTTTTCTGGATTAGCTACAAACAAGGCGCATTTAAAAACTAA
- a CDS encoding OsmC family protein produces MYQTTVKGEGLFQALSQGYGESVRTFGVTEKGETPVSLVNIGLAACITMCVQGYYASQEGNKTMPVQVESRLDNQRFEVLIGIGESVSAQKQKEILAYVEKKCKVKALLREDLQFETSFYVLESVE; encoded by the coding sequence ATGTATCAAACGACAGTAAAAGGGGAAGGTCTGTTTCAGGCTCTTTCTCAAGGATATGGCGAATCGGTTCGTACCTTTGGGGTAACGGAGAAGGGTGAGACTCCGGTTAGTCTAGTTAATATTGGCTTAGCTGCCTGTATCACCATGTGTGTGCAGGGCTACTATGCCAGCCAAGAAGGCAATAAAACCATGCCTGTTCAGGTGGAGAGTCGCTTGGACAATCAGCGTTTTGAGGTGTTGATTGGAATTGGTGAGTCGGTTTCAGCGCAGAAGCAGAAAGAGATTCTTGCCTATGTGGAAAAGAAATGTAAAGTCAAAGCTCTTTTGAGGGAAGACTTGCAGTTTGAGACAAGTTTTTATGTCTTAGAAAGTGTGGAGTAA
- a CDS encoding peptidylprolyl isomerase — MKKILVLALASSILLTACTNNSTANSSSSTASSSSPSSTTTADTTASSQYAKDLAYAINNPKATFPQLSNEIGENEAAIKIKTTEGDITIKLFPEQAPLTVENFLTHAKEGYYNGTIFHRVIKDFMIQGGDPLGNGTGGESIWAGKDTTIDAGNGFKDEISAFLYNIRGSLSMANAGAGTNGSQFFINQNTTDMSSQLSSSSYPGKIIDAYKNGGNPNLDGKHTVFGQVIEGMDIVDKIASVETDNSDKPKTDVKIESIEILKDYTF, encoded by the coding sequence ATGAAAAAAATACTAGTTCTTGCTCTAGCTTCGAGCATCTTGCTAACTGCCTGCACAAACAACTCGACAGCTAATAGCTCATCTTCTACAGCATCTAGTTCTAGTCCAAGCTCGACTACGACAGCTGATACAACTGCTTCTAGCCAATATGCCAAAGATTTGGCATACGCCATTAACAATCCCAAAGCTACATTCCCCCAACTTTCCAATGAAATTGGTGAAAATGAGGCTGCTATTAAAATAAAAACAACCGAAGGCGACATCACTATAAAACTCTTCCCCGAGCAAGCACCACTAACTGTGGAAAACTTTCTGACTCATGCGAAGGAAGGATACTATAATGGAACGATCTTCCATCGTGTCATTAAGGATTTCATGATTCAAGGTGGCGATCCTCTTGGAAATGGTACTGGTGGAGAGTCTATCTGGGCCGGAAAAGATACTACTATCGATGCTGGAAATGGTTTTAAAGACGAGATTTCAGCTTTCCTCTATAACATTCGTGGCTCACTTTCTATGGCAAACGCTGGCGCGGGAACAAATGGAAGTCAGTTTTTCATCAATCAAAATACAACAGACATGTCTAGCCAACTCTCTAGTTCTAGCTATCCTGGTAAAATCATTGACGCTTATAAAAACGGAGGCAATCCAAACTTAGATGGCAAGCATACCGTATTTGGTCAAGTCATTGAAGGGATGGACATCGTGGATAAAATCGCTTCAGTCGAAACAGACAATAGCGATAAACCTAAAACAGATGTAAAAATTGAGTCTATTGAAATTCTGAAAGATTACACCTTTTAA
- the recR gene encoding recombination mediator RecR produces the protein MLYPTPIAKLIDSYSKLPGIGIKTATRLAFYTIGMEDDVVNEFAKNLLAAKRDLSYCSICGNLTDQDPCAICQDSTRDQSTILIVEDSRDVTALENIQEYHGLYHVLHGLISPMNGIGPDDINLKTLLTRLMENEVTEVIVATNATADGEATSMYISRVLKPAGIKVTRLARGLAVGSDIEYADEVTLLRAIENRTEL, from the coding sequence ATGCTTTACCCTACACCTATTGCCAAGTTAATTGATAGCTATTCTAAATTGCCAGGTATCGGTATAAAAACGGCTACCCGTTTAGCTTTTTATACTATTGGCATGGAGGATGATGTCGTTAATGAGTTTGCAAAAAATTTATTGGCAGCCAAGCGAGACCTATCTTATTGCTCCATTTGTGGTAATTTGACAGATCAGGACCCCTGTGCCATTTGCCAGGACTCAACGCGAGACCAGTCTACTATTTTGATTGTAGAGGATAGTCGAGATGTTACAGCCTTGGAAAATATCCAAGAGTATCACGGTCTCTACCATGTATTGCATGGCTTGATTTCCCCTATGAACGGGATTGGGCCAGACGATATTAACCTGAAAACTCTGCTGACCCGCTTGATGGAAAATGAGGTGACAGAGGTGATTGTGGCGACTAATGCAACAGCAGATGGAGAGGCTACATCCATGTATATCTCACGTGTCCTTAAACCTGCTGGAATCAAAGTAACTAGACTAGCTCGTGGCTTAGCGGTAGGCAGTGATATTGAATATGCAGATGAAGTGACCCTGTTGAGGGCTATTGAAAACCGCACAGAGCTATAG
- a CDS encoding UDP-N-acetylmuramoyl-tripeptide--D-alanyl-D-alanine ligase: MKLTLHEVAQVLGAKNDISLYTDTAFNKVEFDSRLVTTGDLFVPLKGARDGHDFIPVAFENGCVVTLSEVSLDVPHILVEDCLAALQQLAAYYLEKTGVEVIAVTGSNGKTTTKDMIHDVLATTYKTYKTQGNYNNEIGLPYTVLHMPDDTEKLVLEMGQDHLGDIHLLSEIAKPSLSVITLFGEAHLEFFGSREEIAKGKLQIADGMEPGSKLLIPADPIADKLLPSHVDLIRFGEQADLQVTSLVESKDSLTFTVNFMDGDIFLPVTGKYNATNAMVASYVGKTLGVPDEAIKSALASLNLTRNRTEWKKAANGADILSDVYNANPTAMRLILETFTSISANEGGKKIAVLADMKELGSQSVDLHNQMILSLSPDVLDTVIFYGQDIEGLAQLASQMFPIGKVYFFRKNAEQDQFEDLVKQVRESLGKEDQILFKGSNSMNLGKVVEAIEK, from the coding sequence ATGAAATTAACCCTACACGAAGTCGCTCAGGTCTTGGGCGCAAAAAATGATATTAGTCTTTATACCGATACTGCATTCAACAAGGTCGAGTTCGATAGTCGACTCGTCACAACTGGCGACCTCTTTGTTCCCCTTAAAGGTGCGCGTGACGGTCATGACTTTATTCCTGTGGCTTTTGAAAATGGCTGCGTAGTAACCCTGTCTGAAGTTAGCCTTGATGTTCCTCACATTCTAGTAGAGGACTGCTTGGCTGCGCTTCAACAATTAGCGGCTTACTACCTAGAGAAAACAGGGGTAGAAGTCATTGCTGTGACAGGATCAAACGGTAAAACGACCACCAAGGACATGATTCACGATGTTCTGGCGACGACTTACAAGACTTATAAGACACAAGGCAACTACAACAACGAAATCGGTCTGCCATACACCGTCCTCCACATGCCTGATGATACAGAAAAACTGGTCTTGGAAATGGGCCAAGACCACTTGGGAGATATTCATCTTCTATCCGAAATTGCCAAACCAAGTCTATCAGTTATTACCCTTTTTGGTGAAGCGCATTTAGAATTTTTCGGCTCACGAGAAGAGATTGCCAAAGGAAAATTACAGATTGCAGATGGAATGGAGCCAGGTAGTAAACTCTTGATCCCAGCAGATCCGATTGCGGATAAGCTCTTGCCGAGCCATGTAGACCTCATTCGCTTCGGTGAGCAGGCTGATTTGCAGGTGACCAGTCTGGTCGAGTCAAAAGATAGCCTGACCTTCACCGTCAATTTTATGGACGGCGACATTTTCCTCCCAGTAACGGGTAAGTACAATGCCACCAATGCCATGGTAGCAAGCTACGTAGGTAAGACCTTGGGTGTGCCTGATGAGGCAATCAAGTCAGCCCTAGCCAGTCTAAACTTGACCCGAAACCGCACCGAGTGGAAGAAGGCAGCAAACGGAGCAGATATTCTCAGCGATGTCTACAACGCCAACCCAACGGCCATGCGATTGATTTTGGAAACTTTCACTAGCATTTCTGCAAACGAAGGCGGCAAGAAAATCGCCGTTTTAGCAGATATGAAAGAACTGGGGAGCCAGTCCGTCGATCTCCACAATCAGATGATTTTGAGCCTGTCGCCTGATGTGCTAGACACCGTCATTTTCTACGGTCAGGATATTGAAGGTCTGGCCCAGTTGGCTAGTCAGATGTTCCCGATTGGAAAAGTCTATTTCTTTAGGAAAAATGCAGAGCAGGATCAATTTGAAGATCTGGTTAAACAGGTTAGGGAAAGTCTAGGAAAAGAGGACCAAATCCTCTTTAAAGGCTCTAATTCCATGAATCTTGGGAAAGTAGTGGAAGCAATAGAAAAGTAG